Proteins found in one bacterium HR11 genomic segment:
- the mnmA gene encoding tRNA-specific 2-thiouridylase MnmA — MVRAIGLLSGGLDSTLACRLLKDQGVDVIAVHFSTGFCLNDHRRVIRRRKDQGKDLSHDALRAGANLDIPVEVIDISQEYFQKVLLQPKYGYGSAMNPCLDCRIFMLRKARDLMAEYDAQFVFTGEVLDQRPMSQHFRALQTVEREAGLEGLLLRPLSAKLLPPTIPEKMGWVDREKLLGIRGRSRKVQMALAEKYGIVDYPQPAGGCCVLVDPNFAKRLQDYLLHRPTETMDLRDILLLKVGRHFRIHDGLKLVVGREEAENNFLRLRFPDRIQLQPVGVKGPLAILDGEVRTDEDLIVAARITARYADKTPGPPVVTVSVHSPEGWARTLEVPPAEETLVRSRQVG; from the coding sequence ATGGTGCGAGCCATCGGACTTTTATCGGGCGGTTTGGATAGCACCCTGGCCTGCCGGCTTTTGAAAGACCAGGGCGTGGACGTCATCGCCGTCCACTTCAGCACGGGGTTCTGCCTGAACGACCACCGGCGGGTCATCCGGCGTCGGAAGGACCAGGGGAAGGACTTGTCCCATGACGCCCTTCGGGCCGGCGCGAACCTCGACATCCCCGTCGAGGTCATCGATATCTCCCAGGAGTACTTCCAGAAGGTCCTCCTCCAGCCCAAGTACGGCTATGGGTCGGCCATGAACCCCTGCCTGGACTGCCGCATCTTCATGCTCCGCAAGGCCCGGGACCTGATGGCCGAGTATGACGCCCAGTTCGTCTTCACGGGGGAGGTCCTCGACCAGCGGCCGATGTCCCAGCACTTCCGGGCCCTCCAGACGGTCGAGCGGGAGGCCGGCCTCGAGGGCCTCCTCCTGCGGCCCCTGTCGGCCAAACTCCTGCCGCCCACGATCCCCGAAAAAATGGGCTGGGTCGACCGGGAGAAGCTCCTGGGCATCCGGGGTCGGAGCCGGAAGGTCCAGATGGCCCTGGCCGAAAAGTACGGCATCGTCGACTACCCCCAGCCGGCCGGCGGGTGTTGCGTCCTGGTCGACCCGAATTTCGCCAAGCGCCTTCAGGACTATCTCCTCCACCGTCCGACGGAGACGATGGACCTCCGGGACATCCTGCTCCTGAAAGTCGGCCGTCACTTCCGCATCCACGACGGCCTCAAGCTGGTCGTCGGCCGGGAAGAAGCAGAGAATAACTTCTTACGTCTGCGGTTTCCGGACCGCATCCAGCTTCAGCCCGTCGGGGTGAAGGGGCCGCTGGCCATCCTGGACGGGGAGGTCCGGACCGACGAAGACCTCATCGTGGCGGCTCGTATCACGGCCCGCTATGCGGACAAGACGCCGGGTCCGCCGGTCGTAACGGTTTCGGTGCACTCGCCGGAGGGCTGGGCCCGCACATTAGAAGTCCCGCCGGCCGAAGAGACCCTCGTGCGGTCTCGGCAGGTGGGCTGA
- the hspA_3 gene encoding Spore protein SP21, whose translation MWKHDLRDTLRALYDRLNRILEEALLRGPESLALDPDMESRWEPPVDLYETPEGYVIEAEIAGVDRAALEVRVKGHQVWIRGTRRLAPVQEGQEYYRIEIPTGPFARCVPLPEAADPDRLEATYRDGLLIIRVPRRSTAPREVPIE comes from the coding sequence GTGTGGAAGCATGACTTACGGGACACGCTTCGAGCCCTTTACGACCGGCTCAACCGGATTTTGGAAGAGGCCCTGCTTCGAGGGCCGGAGAGTCTGGCCCTCGACCCCGACATGGAGTCCCGGTGGGAACCCCCGGTCGACCTCTATGAGACGCCGGAGGGTTACGTGATCGAGGCTGAAATTGCCGGCGTGGACCGGGCGGCCCTGGAGGTCCGGGTCAAGGGCCACCAGGTCTGGATTCGGGGGACCCGCCGCCTGGCGCCGGTTCAAGAAGGGCAGGAATACTATCGAATCGAGATCCCGACCGGGCCGTTTGCCCGCTGTGTGCCCCTACCTGAGGCGGCCGACCCCGACCGGCTGGAGGCCACGTACCGGGACGGCCTCCTCATCATCCGGGTCCCCCGGCGGTCGACGGCCCCTCGGGAAGTCCCCATCGAGTAG
- the puuD gene encoding Gamma-glutamyl-gamma-aminobutyrate hydrolase PuuD translates to MKSARRPIIGILPDVDTAEALCRLRLTYVRALLEAGAAPVVLTFIPAADVRRQVAELLDGLLLTGSHSDVDPRRYGESPQAGLGPLSPLREQQDWAWLETAFERGLPVLGICYGCQVLNVFLGGSLYQDIPSQVPGAVPHDPETPPTQPAHEVRLSEDSVLYRWIGRPRLMVNSSHHQGIKALSPRVRPAAWSPDGLVEAFEGTDPDPPVWGIQWHPEWMVGNDAAARAVFEMFVEACRQRKGQ, encoded by the coding sequence ATGAAGAGTGCTCGTCGGCCTATCATCGGCATCCTGCCGGACGTCGATACGGCCGAGGCCCTGTGCCGTCTTCGGCTGACTTACGTACGGGCCCTCCTGGAAGCCGGGGCGGCCCCGGTCGTCCTGACGTTCATCCCGGCGGCGGACGTCCGGCGGCAAGTCGCCGAACTCCTGGACGGTCTTCTCCTGACGGGGAGTCACAGCGATGTCGACCCCCGACGCTACGGGGAGTCGCCCCAGGCGGGCCTGGGTCCGCTGTCGCCCCTGCGGGAACAGCAGGACTGGGCCTGGTTGGAGACGGCCTTCGAGCGGGGCCTGCCGGTCCTGGGGATTTGTTACGGCTGTCAGGTCCTGAACGTGTTCCTGGGCGGCTCCCTCTATCAGGACATCCCGTCTCAGGTCCCGGGGGCCGTGCCCCACGACCCGGAGACGCCGCCGACCCAGCCAGCCCACGAGGTCCGCCTGAGCGAGGATTCCGTGCTCTATCGGTGGATCGGTCGCCCCCGGCTGATGGTCAACAGCAGTCATCACCAGGGTATTAAGGCCCTGAGTCCCCGCGTGCGGCCGGCGGCGTGGTCCCCGGACGGTCTCGTCGAGGCCTTCGAGGGGACCGACCCGGACCCTCCGGTCTGGGGCATTCAGTGGCACCCCGAATGGATGGTCGGGAACGATGCGGCGGCCCGGGCCGTCTTCGAGATGTTCGTCGAGGCCTGCCGTCAGCGGAAGGGACAGTAG
- the arnA_1 gene encoding Bifunctional polymyxin resistance protein ArnA: MDGPVALVTGGAGFIGSHLCEYLLKQGHFVIAMDNLLTGDVRNIAHLYNQPFLFIHHDVTNYIYVDRPVAFVYHLASPASPKDYQVYPIQTLKVGALGTHKALGLALKHRARFLLASTSEVYGDPQVHPQTEDYWGNVNPIGPRGVYDEAKRFAEALTMAYHRVHGVDTKIARIFNTYGPRMRMDDGRAIPTFIVQALRGEPLTVYGDGSQTRSFCYISDMVEGLYRLMTSDYHLPVNLGNPQEMTVLELAELILRLTGSRSRIEFRPLPQDDPRVRQPDITRAKTVLGWEPRVPLEEGLKETIADFRRRLGLG, translated from the coding sequence ATGGATGGACCGGTCGCCCTCGTGACGGGCGGGGCCGGCTTTATCGGCTCCCACCTGTGCGAATACCTGCTGAAGCAGGGGCACTTTGTCATCGCCATGGACAATCTCCTGACGGGGGACGTGCGGAATATCGCCCATCTGTACAATCAGCCCTTTCTCTTCATCCATCACGACGTGACGAACTACATCTACGTCGACCGGCCCGTGGCGTTCGTCTACCACCTGGCGAGTCCGGCGAGTCCGAAGGACTATCAGGTCTATCCGATTCAGACCCTGAAGGTCGGGGCCCTGGGGACGCACAAGGCGTTGGGCCTGGCCTTAAAGCATCGGGCCCGTTTTCTGCTGGCCTCGACGTCGGAGGTGTACGGGGACCCGCAGGTCCATCCCCAGACGGAGGACTACTGGGGGAACGTGAATCCCATCGGGCCCCGGGGGGTGTACGACGAGGCGAAGCGGTTTGCCGAGGCCCTGACGATGGCCTACCACCGGGTCCACGGGGTAGACACTAAGATAGCAAGAATATTCAATACTTATGGCCCCCGGATGCGGATGGACGACGGCCGGGCCATCCCGACCTTCATCGTCCAGGCCCTCCGGGGCGAACCCCTGACCGTCTACGGCGACGGCTCCCAGACCCGGTCCTTCTGCTACATCTCCGACATGGTCGAGGGCCTCTATCGCCTCATGACGTCGGACTACCATCTCCCCGTGAACCTGGGGAATCCCCAGGAGATGACGGTCCTCGAGTTGGCCGAGCTCATCCTTCGTCTGACGGGCTCCCGGAGCCGCATCGAGTTCCGGCCTCTCCCGCAAGACGACCCCCGGGTCCGTCAGCCCGACATCACGCGGGCCAAGACCGTCCTGGGATGGGAGCCGCGGGTCCCCTTGGAAGAGGGCCTGAAGGAGACGATCGCCGACTTCCGTCGGCGTTTGGGCTTGGGATGA
- a CDS encoding Homogentisate phytyltransferase, with amino-acid sequence MPELRVAPWTSQVLQWTRRPGWGSALWELARPFTLIAPALGFLSGGLTALGARPPQPLDWAHLRFILLGSLMAAVLNAGSNVLNQVYDLDIDRINKPHRPLPSGRVPLGVAKVYAGVLLAVGLVLAWWVQPLGRPECFILAVAAVGMTWMYSAPPFRTKRFGIWANVTIAIPRGWLLKVAGWSSAKTIWGWEPWYIGTIFGLFLLGATSTKDFADIEGDRAYGCRTLPVRYGVRRAAQIISPFFIVPFLLIPVGVRAGILTGNAHLLDALSVVLVAYGTYVVYLMLRRPDELATDANHISWTHMYIMMFVAQVGFAVAYLVHG; translated from the coding sequence ATGCCGGAACTGCGAGTCGCCCCGTGGACGTCCCAGGTCTTGCAGTGGACTCGGCGCCCCGGCTGGGGGTCGGCCTTATGGGAATTAGCGCGGCCCTTTACGCTGATCGCCCCAGCTCTGGGCTTCCTGTCCGGGGGACTGACGGCTCTGGGCGCCCGGCCGCCCCAGCCCCTGGACTGGGCCCACCTCCGGTTCATCCTCCTCGGGAGTCTGATGGCGGCTGTCCTCAATGCGGGGTCGAATGTCCTCAATCAGGTCTACGACCTGGACATCGACCGGATCAATAAGCCCCACCGACCCCTGCCGTCCGGCCGGGTCCCCCTGGGCGTGGCGAAGGTCTACGCCGGGGTCTTGCTGGCCGTGGGTCTCGTCCTGGCCTGGTGGGTCCAGCCCCTGGGGCGGCCCGAGTGCTTTATCTTAGCGGTCGCCGCCGTCGGGATGACGTGGATGTACTCGGCCCCGCCCTTTCGGACGAAGCGGTTCGGGATCTGGGCGAACGTGACCATCGCCATCCCCCGAGGATGGCTCCTCAAGGTCGCCGGCTGGTCCTCGGCGAAGACCATTTGGGGCTGGGAGCCCTGGTACATCGGGACCATCTTTGGGCTGTTCCTGCTGGGCGCCACCAGTACGAAGGACTTTGCCGACATCGAGGGCGACCGGGCGTACGGTTGTCGGACCCTGCCGGTCCGGTACGGCGTCCGCCGAGCGGCCCAGATCATCAGCCCCTTTTTTATCGTCCCCTTCCTGCTAATCCCCGTGGGCGTCCGGGCCGGCATCCTGACTGGAAATGCTCACCTGTTAGACGCCTTGAGTGTCGTGCTGGTCGCTTACGGGACTTACGTCGTATACCTCATGCTCCGGCGGCCCGACGAGCTGGCGACGGATGCGAATCACATCTCGTGGACCCACATGTACATCATGATGTTCGTCGCCCAGGTCGGGTTTGCCGTCGCCTACCTGGTCCACGGATGA
- the tyrA gene encoding T-protein: MKSADRLQRFRRQLERIDRRILDWLQRRFHVLEDLTEYKRAANLPIFQPEREQTYRAAIRARLPAEYRDPIDAVFAAIMREARQFEERVLVRGMTRPTEGPSVGEFPFRRVVVVGLGLIGGSIVRALRSYAPRSWIAGVDRDEAARAQARPYLDEVGADGTAWLSDVDLVVLALPVRSIVTWLETYGSHVARGLVLDVGSVKTVICETGWRTVRSPAVFVGGHPMAGAETPGFAASRTDLFVDRPFFLCVPPGMEDAQALRDDLEALLLALGARPLYVTPAAHDRLVTFTSHIYQLVASALAAWVYEMALQEDLDLRQGAGPGMYSMTRLAGSSYELWRDILTMNPQAVEAFSAWVEWLHRQGPPYDWEALFRRARQVYEALYGSRGE, encoded by the coding sequence ATGAAGTCCGCCGACCGTCTACAGCGTTTCCGTCGGCAACTGGAGCGGATCGACCGCCGGATTCTCGACTGGCTCCAGCGGCGCTTCCATGTCCTGGAAGACCTGACCGAGTACAAACGGGCCGCGAACCTTCCAATCTTCCAGCCCGAACGGGAGCAGACTTACCGGGCGGCGATCCGCGCCCGCCTGCCGGCCGAGTACCGGGACCCCATCGACGCCGTCTTTGCGGCCATCATGCGGGAAGCTCGGCAGTTCGAGGAGCGGGTGCTCGTCCGGGGCATGACCCGGCCGACGGAGGGGCCCTCGGTCGGCGAGTTTCCCTTCCGGCGGGTCGTCGTCGTCGGCCTGGGCCTGATCGGGGGCTCCATCGTCCGGGCCCTGCGGTCATACGCGCCCCGGAGCTGGATCGCCGGCGTCGACCGGGACGAGGCCGCCCGAGCCCAGGCCCGGCCTTACTTGGACGAGGTCGGAGCGGACGGGACGGCCTGGCTTTCGGACGTGGACCTCGTCGTCCTGGCCCTGCCGGTCCGTTCCATCGTGACGTGGCTGGAGACCTACGGCTCGCACGTGGCCCGCGGCTTGGTCCTGGACGTCGGAAGCGTCAAGACCGTCATCTGCGAGACGGGCTGGCGGACCGTCCGGTCCCCGGCCGTCTTCGTCGGGGGCCACCCGATGGCCGGGGCCGAGACGCCGGGATTCGCCGCCAGCCGGACGGACCTGTTTGTGGACCGGCCGTTCTTTCTATGCGTGCCGCCCGGGATGGAGGACGCCCAGGCGCTTCGCGACGACCTGGAGGCCCTGCTCCTGGCTCTCGGCGCCCGACCCCTCTACGTGACTCCGGCGGCCCATGACCGCCTCGTGACGTTCACCAGCCACATCTATCAGCTGGTCGCCAGCGCCCTGGCGGCATGGGTCTATGAAATGGCCTTGCAAGAGGACCTGGACCTCCGCCAGGGGGCCGGCCCGGGGATGTACTCGATGACGCGCCTGGCCGGAAGCTCTTACGAGCTGTGGCGGGACATCCTGACGATGAATCCCCAGGCCGTCGAGGCGTTTTCGGCCTGGGTCGAATGGCTTCACCGGCAAGGCCCGCCGTATGATTGGGAGGCCCTGTTCCGCCGGGCCCGCCAGGTCTATGAGGCCCTGTACGGGAGTCGGGGGGAATGA
- the queD_1 gene encoding 6-carboxy-5,6,7,8-tetrahydropterin synthase — protein sequence MRLGIIEYIDSAHFLPGHPKCGRLHGHTYRVELVIQGRPDGGMIIDFGDLKKKLREVLRLYDHRSWNEVLEYPSVENICLRLAQDLTQVLDFPFTLRVWEGHGQWAELNAPDDLS from the coding sequence ATGCGCCTTGGTATCATCGAGTACATCGACTCGGCTCACTTCCTGCCGGGCCATCCGAAGTGCGGTCGCCTGCATGGCCACACGTACCGTGTAGAACTCGTCATCCAGGGCCGCCCGGACGGTGGGATGATCATCGACTTTGGGGACCTCAAGAAGAAGCTTCGAGAAGTCCTTCGTCTGTATGACCATCGGTCGTGGAATGAAGTCCTGGAGTACCCCTCGGTCGAGAACATCTGCCTTCGACTGGCCCAGGATTTGACGCAGGTCCTGGACTTTCCTTTCACCCTGCGGGTGTGGGAGGGCCACGGCCAGTGGGCCGAACTGAACGCCCCGGACGACCTGTCTTAG
- the kdsB gene encoding 3-deoxy-manno-octulosonate cytidylyltransferase produces MSVLAVIPARYGSTRLEGKPLAEIAGRPMIYHVYRRVRSARSIEQVIVATDDERIRQAVEAFGGRAVLTAPDHPSGTDRVAEVARLLPYDIIVNVQADEPLVRPAMLDQLVEAMEADPACPMATLACVLDDLDELDDPNVVKVVVRPDGYALYFSRSPIPFPMHANPMHARTVREIVSYRNELIHQFYKHIGIYAYRRDFLIRFTQWEPTPLERIERLEQLRALEHGAPIRVVLTPYSTIGVDTPADLERVRRLFETLPDEEA; encoded by the coding sequence ATGAGCGTCCTGGCCGTTATCCCGGCCCGTTACGGCTCGACCCGCCTGGAAGGCAAGCCCCTGGCCGAAATCGCCGGCCGCCCGATGATCTACCACGTCTACCGCCGGGTCCGAAGCGCCCGGTCCATCGAGCAGGTCATCGTGGCGACCGACGACGAGCGCATCCGCCAGGCCGTCGAGGCCTTCGGCGGTCGGGCCGTCCTGACCGCGCCGGACCATCCTTCGGGGACCGACCGGGTCGCCGAGGTCGCCCGGCTCCTGCCTTACGACATCATCGTCAACGTCCAGGCCGACGAGCCCCTCGTCCGCCCGGCCATGCTCGACCAACTCGTCGAGGCGATGGAGGCCGACCCGGCCTGCCCGATGGCGACCCTCGCCTGCGTCTTAGACGACCTGGACGAGCTGGACGACCCCAACGTCGTGAAGGTCGTCGTGCGGCCCGACGGGTACGCCCTTTACTTCTCCCGGTCGCCGATTCCCTTCCCGATGCACGCCAACCCGATGCACGCCCGGACCGTCCGGGAAATCGTCAGCTACCGAAACGAGCTGATCCACCAGTTTTACAAGCACATCGGTATCTATGCCTACCGCCGGGACTTCCTGATCCGGTTCACCCAGTGGGAGCCGACGCCCCTGGAACGCATCGAGCGTCTCGAACAGCTCCGGGCCCTCGAGCACGGCGCCCCCATTCGCGTCGTCCTCACGCCCTACTCGACCATCGGCGTCGATACGCCGGCCGACCTCGAACGGGTCCGCCGCCTCTTTGAGACCCTCCCCGATGAAGAGGCATGA
- the queE_2 gene encoding 7-carboxy-7-deazaguanine synthase, which translates to MRLGYLQVTEIFYSIQGESTWMGLPCIFIRLTGCHLRCVYCDSEHAFYGGVPMSYDEILEAIRRYPCRTVEITGGEPLLQKNVIPLMELLLRQGYRVLLETSGALSIEDVPPPVIKVVDVKCPDSGAFPTFYFPNFRWLAPWDQLKFVIRSWRDFAWAVDFVREMDLIGRWEVLFSPAHEEFPAKALARAILATGLPIRLQVQLHKYIHLAEDERMDPAVWDVLRSRGVVREPISDTRDPVPGT; encoded by the coding sequence ATGCGTCTCGGGTATCTGCAAGTCACGGAGATTTTCTACTCGATCCAGGGGGAGTCCACCTGGATGGGCTTGCCCTGTATCTTTATCCGCCTGACGGGGTGCCACCTGCGGTGCGTGTATTGTGATAGCGAACACGCTTTTTACGGTGGCGTCCCGATGAGCTACGACGAAATCCTCGAGGCCATCCGGCGGTATCCCTGCCGGACGGTCGAGATCACGGGGGGCGAGCCCCTTTTGCAGAAGAACGTCATCCCCCTGATGGAGCTTTTACTCCGTCAGGGGTATCGGGTCCTGCTGGAGACGAGCGGGGCCTTGTCGATCGAAGACGTCCCGCCGCCGGTCATTAAGGTCGTGGACGTTAAGTGTCCGGACAGCGGGGCCTTTCCGACTTTTTACTTTCCCAACTTCCGGTGGCTGGCCCCCTGGGATCAACTCAAGTTTGTCATCCGCTCGTGGCGGGACTTTGCCTGGGCCGTCGATTTCGTCCGGGAGATGGACCTCATCGGGCGGTGGGAGGTCCTCTTTTCGCCCGCCCATGAGGAGTTCCCCGCCAAGGCCCTGGCCCGGGCCATCCTGGCGACGGGTCTCCCGATCCGTCTGCAGGTCCAGCTTCACAAGTACATTCACCTGGCCGAGGACGAACGGATGGACCCGGCCGTGTGGGATGTGTTACGATCCCGAGGGGTGGTGAGGGAACCTATCTCGGATACCCGGGACCCGGTACCGGGGACCTAA
- the cysS gene encoding Cysteine--tRNA ligase, translating to MRLYNTMSRTVEPLQTQEPGVVRMYTCGPTVYDRAHIGNFRTFLCEDLLRRYLKYRGYRVIQVMNITDVDDKTIRGAQQAGLSLRAYTDRYIQAFFEDYDALRLERVEYYPRATDHIPQMVALIQRLAEKGHAYESQGSWYFRIASFPAYGRLSRLDARAIIEGFRVETDEYTKEDVRDFALWKAAKPGEPFWETPLGPGRPGWHIECSAMSMHYLGETLDLHGGGVDLIFPHHENEIAQSEAATGKTFVRHWFHCEHLIVEGQKMSKSLGNVLTVRQLLDEGVDPLALRYLLMSVHYRKPLNFTRESLRAAHEAVQRLHSVRRRLETEPHRTDDRVDVEAHLAGLTQAFETSLDDDLGIAEALGALFQAVRQWNVWLDRDEIGRPGARRVLDWLERIDAVLGIVYVPEAQIDEEIERLIQLRHEARLRRDFATADRIRENLRQRGIILEDTRTGTRWRRLTPAEMAVADGSSPRES from the coding sequence ATGCGGCTGTACAACACGATGTCCCGCACGGTCGAGCCCCTTCAGACGCAGGAGCCCGGCGTCGTGCGGATGTACACGTGCGGCCCGACCGTCTACGACCGGGCCCACATCGGGAACTTCCGGACGTTCCTCTGCGAGGACCTCCTGCGGCGGTACCTCAAGTACCGGGGCTACCGGGTCATCCAGGTCATGAACATCACGGACGTCGACGACAAGACGATTCGGGGGGCCCAACAGGCGGGCCTGAGCCTCCGCGCTTACACGGACCGCTACATCCAGGCCTTCTTCGAAGACTACGACGCCCTCCGCCTCGAGCGGGTCGAGTACTACCCCCGGGCGACAGACCACATCCCCCAGATGGTCGCCCTGATCCAGCGGCTCGCCGAGAAGGGCCACGCTTACGAAAGCCAGGGCTCCTGGTACTTTCGCATCGCCTCCTTCCCGGCGTACGGCCGGCTCTCCCGCTTGGACGCCCGGGCCATCATCGAGGGCTTTCGGGTCGAGACCGATGAGTACACGAAAGAGGACGTCCGGGACTTCGCCCTGTGGAAGGCCGCCAAGCCGGGTGAGCCCTTTTGGGAAACGCCCCTGGGGCCCGGCCGACCCGGCTGGCACATCGAGTGCTCGGCCATGTCGATGCACTACCTCGGCGAGACGCTGGACCTCCACGGCGGCGGCGTCGACCTCATCTTTCCCCATCATGAAAACGAAATCGCCCAGAGCGAAGCCGCCACGGGGAAGACCTTCGTCCGGCACTGGTTCCACTGCGAGCACCTCATCGTCGAGGGTCAGAAGATGTCCAAGTCCCTGGGCAACGTCCTGACGGTCCGCCAGCTCCTGGACGAGGGCGTCGACCCCCTGGCCCTGCGGTACCTGTTGATGTCGGTCCACTACCGGAAGCCCCTGAACTTCACGCGGGAGTCCCTGCGGGCGGCCCACGAGGCGGTCCAGCGCCTTCACAGCGTCCGCCGCCGTCTCGAGACGGAGCCCCATCGGACCGACGACCGGGTCGACGTCGAGGCCCACCTGGCCGGCCTGACGCAGGCCTTCGAGACGTCCCTGGACGACGACCTCGGCATCGCCGAGGCCCTGGGCGCCCTGTTTCAGGCCGTCCGCCAGTGGAACGTCTGGCTCGACCGGGACGAGATCGGCCGCCCCGGCGCCCGGCGGGTCCTGGACTGGCTCGAGCGCATCGACGCCGTCCTGGGCATCGTCTACGTGCCGGAGGCCCAGATCGACGAGGAGATCGAGCGACTCATCCAGCTCCGCCACGAGGCCCGTCTACGCCGGGACTTCGCCACGGCCGACCGTATCCGGGAAAACCTCCGGCAACGGGGCATCATCCTGGAAGACACCCGGACGGGCACCCGATGGCGGCGGCTGACGCCGGCCGAGATGGCCGTCGCCGACGGCTCGAGCCCCCGAGAGTCATGA
- the tuaD gene encoding UDP-glucose 6-dehydrogenase TuaD: MRIGVIGAGYVGLVTAAVFADLGNDVVGYDKDEARIAMLQRSELPFYEPGLEEMVRRNQAEGRLRFTTDVAEMVDFARVIFIAVGTPPDATGDTDLRQVEEAARAIARHMKDYKVIVNKSTVPVGTGDLVRQIIETHQVHRVPFDVVSNPEFLREGSAVQDMLNPDRIVIGAPSQQVAMTVMELYAPLGRPILVTDIATAEIIKYASNAFLAMKISFINTIADLCEMTGADVEMVARGIGMDHRIGPHFLGAGLGYGGSCFPKDVLALIHTARRYGVDASIFEATDRINRSRVERFVRKMETVLEGLAGKTIGVLGLSFKPDTDDLREARSLELIRRLLDAGTRVQVYDPVAMPRVRPILGDSVVYGRSAYEAAEGAHALAIVTEWREFRQIDLERVRSLMRQPYIFDGRNIYNPERMARLGFYYYGVGRRFIPPNQGSGLRGSG; this comes from the coding sequence ATGCGGATCGGGGTCATCGGCGCCGGCTACGTCGGTCTCGTGACGGCCGCCGTATTTGCCGACCTCGGGAACGACGTCGTCGGCTACGACAAGGACGAGGCCCGCATCGCCATGCTCCAGCGGTCCGAGCTTCCGTTCTATGAACCGGGCCTCGAGGAAATGGTCCGCCGGAATCAGGCCGAGGGCCGGCTCCGATTCACGACGGACGTCGCCGAGATGGTCGACTTCGCACGGGTCATCTTCATCGCCGTGGGGACGCCGCCGGACGCCACGGGCGACACGGACCTCCGGCAGGTCGAGGAGGCGGCCCGGGCCATCGCCCGGCACATGAAGGACTATAAAGTCATCGTCAACAAGAGCACGGTCCCCGTCGGGACGGGCGACCTCGTGCGGCAGATCATCGAGACCCACCAGGTACATCGGGTCCCCTTCGACGTCGTCTCGAATCCCGAATTTCTGCGAGAAGGCTCGGCTGTCCAGGACATGCTGAACCCGGACCGGATCGTCATCGGGGCGCCCTCTCAACAAGTCGCCATGACCGTCATGGAGCTGTACGCCCCCCTGGGCCGGCCGATCCTGGTGACCGACATCGCCACGGCCGAGATCATCAAGTACGCCTCGAACGCCTTCCTGGCGATGAAGATTTCGTTCATCAATACCATCGCCGACCTGTGCGAGATGACGGGGGCCGACGTCGAGATGGTCGCCCGGGGCATCGGGATGGACCACCGGATCGGGCCGCACTTCCTGGGGGCCGGCCTGGGCTACGGGGGCTCGTGCTTCCCCAAGGACGTCTTGGCCCTGATTCATACGGCCCGTCGGTACGGCGTGGACGCCTCCATCTTCGAGGCCACGGACCGCATCAACCGAAGCCGCGTCGAGCGCTTTGTCCGGAAGATGGAGACCGTCCTGGAGGGCCTGGCCGGCAAGACCATCGGCGTCCTGGGCCTCTCGTTTAAGCCCGACACCGACGACCTCCGGGAGGCCCGGTCGCTGGAGCTCATCCGGCGTCTCCTGGACGCCGGCACCCGTGTGCAGGTCTATGACCCCGTGGCCATGCCCCGGGTCCGGCCGATCCTGGGGGACTCGGTCGTGTACGGCCGCAGTGCCTACGAGGCGGCTGAGGGCGCCCACGCCCTGGCCATCGTCACGGAGTGGCGGGAGTTCCGCCAGATCGACCTCGAGCGGGTCCGGAGCCTGATGCGCCAGCCTTACATCTTTGACGGCCGGAACATCTACAATCCGGAACGGATGGCCCGGCTGGGCTTTTACTACTACGGCGTCGGCCGGCGGTTCATCCCGCCGAATCAGGGATCTGGGCTCAGGGGTTCCGGATAA